A portion of the Gossypium arboreum isolate Shixiya-1 chromosome 8, ASM2569848v2, whole genome shotgun sequence genome contains these proteins:
- the LOC108467565 gene encoding uncharacterized protein LOC108467565 has protein sequence MVNQYCKSFIHHLYNSNILITRQKKLYGRCMNGVLNRFQSQWSKPEGLKEVIKEKEAKDMAEIETSSRFFKYSSGDEDYVGDTKWKLELAWLTKALEPALQLCRWALPIGNEVRDNKPQYAARSVSEIISSIQKSKTVIEGWSLSDLTIGLYLIYLRQASLNPFEDVKGVKIKSVSIVQDLIYHIELAKGCYKDNAAILARTSMLRESNVLKFVKNSSVMRPGYYIGIDPRKKLVIFGIRGTHTVYDLITDIVTSSDGQVTFEGYSTHFGTAEAARWFLHHEIGTIRQCLEKYEGFRLRLVGHSLGAATASLLAIMLRKRSKKELGFSPDVVSAVGYATPPCVSKELAETCSDFVTTIVMQDDIVPRLSAASLARLRNEILETDWMSVVEKADWKSIVDLVTNAKLVMSSVQDVARKLADYAHFKSAKESSDVAIKTEPTSVPKKVTALQKEEGAYTMPEELFVPGTVYYLKRNIDDHTGSNDNRGQEYFSLWRRHPGEHFQKIILSSNLISDHRCDSHYFALRDVLKGLPMSHEEDLFR, from the exons ATGGTTAATCAATATTGCAAAAGCTTCATACACCATCTTT ATAATAGCAACATTTTGATTACAAGGCAGAAGAAACTTTATGGTAGATGTATGAATGGTGTACTTAACAGGTTTCAATCACAATGGTCAAAACCAGAAGGATTAAAAGaagtaattaaagaaaaagagGCAAAAGATATGGCTGAAATTGAGACCAGTTCCAGGTTTTTCAAGTATAGTTCTGGTGATGAAGATTATGTTGGTGATACCAAGTGGAAACTAGAGCTTGCTTGGCTCACAAAGGCTCTTGAACCAGCTCTGCAATTGTGTAGGTGGGCTCTGCCAATAG GAAATGAAGTAAGGGATAATAAGCCTCAATACGCTGCTCGATCGGTCTCGGAAATCATATCTAGCATTCAAAAGAGTAAGACTGTCATTGAAGGTTGGAGCTTAAGTGATCTTACTATAGGCCTATATCTTATTTACCTTCGACAGGCGTCTTTGAATCCATTTGAGGATGTTAAGGGTGTGAAGATCAAGTCAGTTTCGATC GTTCAGGATCTGATATACCACATTGAATTAGCCAAAGGATGTTATAAGGATAATGCCGCCATCCTTGCAAGGACTAGCATGCTTAGAGAAAGCAATGTTTTGAAATTTGTAAAGAATTCTAGTGTGATGAGACCTGGATATTATATAGGAATTGATCCTCGAAAGAAACTTGTGATATTCGGAATCCGTGGAACTCATACTGTGTATGACCTTATTACTGATATTGTTACGTCAAGTGATGGACAGGTTACATTTGAAGGCTATTCAACTCACTTTGGCACAGCTGAAGCTGCTCGATGGTTTCTTCACCATGAAATAGGAACGATAAGGCAGTGCTTGGAGAAATATGAG GGATTTAGGTTAAGGCTAGTGGGGCATTCTCTCGGAGCTGCGACAGCTTCTTTACTGGCAATAATGCTTCGTAAAAGGTCAAAAAAGGAGCTGGGGTTTAGCCCCGATGTTGTATCTGCTGTTGGATACGCGACTCCTCCTTGTGTTTCCAAAGAACTTGCCGAAACTTGCTCCGATTTTGTTACAACCATTGTAATGCAG GATGACATCGTGCCTAGACTAAGCGCGGCATCTCTAGCACGGCTGAGGAATGAAATTCTTGAAACAGACTG GATGAGTGTGGTGGAGAAAGCAGACTGGAAAAGTATAGTAGATTTAGTTACAAATGCGAAACTGGTCATGTCATCCGTACAAGACGTAGCTAGGAAACTTGCTGATTATGCACATTTCAAGAGTGCGAAAGAATCTTCGG ACGTAGCCATAAAAACCGAACCAACGTCTGTTCCTAAGAAAGTCACTGCACTTCAAAAAGAAGAAGGTGCCTATACAATGCCGGAGGAGTTATTTGTTCCCGGAACAGTCTACTATTTAAAGAGGAACATTGATGATCACACCGGAAGCAATGATAACAGGGGCCAAGAATATTTCAGTCTTTGGAGGAGACATCCAGGCGAGCATTTCCAGAAGATAATACTCTCAAGCAACTTAATATCGGATCATCGGTGCGATAGCCATTATTTCGCGTTACGAGATGTGCTAAAAGGTTTGCCTATGTCCCATGAAGAAGACCTTTTCAGATAA
- the LOC128296581 gene encoding LOW QUALITY PROTEIN: uncharacterized protein LOC128296581 (The sequence of the model RefSeq protein was modified relative to this genomic sequence to represent the inferred CDS: inserted 2 bases in 1 codon; deleted 1 base in 1 codon; substituted 3 bases at 3 genomic stop codons) has translation MDKRLEKLEQMQKEIQEQMQSQMQEQLAKIQREMKEQMMESQREMMSQLSQLLLEGTDKGKGPMNKVEETNEDPQYPPGFTPMHVQVGASVPINFQTGSGSNFVNNPNYPPIPDLDEIAEEEKARMDLQKQLEERCRWLEEKFKAMESADQHQGIDAKDLSLVPDLVLPTKFKMPEFEKYNGTSCPEAHITMFCRRMTGYINNDQLLIHCFQDSLVGAASKWYNQLSRSKINSWKGLAQAFMKQYNHVTDMTPDRMTLQNMEKKSSESFRQYAQRWREVAIQVQPPLLEKETTMLFINTLKAPFIAHMLGSATKSFSDIVMTGEMIENAVRNGKIEAGEGTRKSVPRKRDNEVNNTSTFSKGQPKSFTVNQPKTVTTNQQSSVRQESNARENIERPQFTPIPMTYRELYQNLFNAHVVSPFYLKPLQPPYPKWYDANAQCEYHAGIIGHSIENCAAFKKLVERLIKMGIVRLDDPATSNIAGNPLPNHTDPGVNEICEGLNKKTKYEVAEVRTPLRRVWMEMVKRGLIVLDSKEEPEEEINYCEFHNEVGHEIQDCVEFKALIQDMMDNKEMEFYEEAKNPVVGDICTSEGESVAQNRTPNYPVVIISRPKNNKAGIQMPPRVIIQRPAVFPYKDSKKVPWNYDCSVTTPGKENPINASRGDQDKGSYTRSGRHYDTVNEEAQLIKGKAQMVEEMKRKATKPVNEPVNEEEAKEFLKFLKHSEYSVVEQLRKQPAHISVLALLLGSEVHRSALIKILNETYVPNDISVNKLDRLVNNISADNYIFFNDDEIPPGGMGSTKALHITTRCKGYTLPGVLIDNGSALNVLPLTTLNRLPIDSSHMKECQNIVKAFDGTERKVMGRIEVPLQIGPNTYEVDFLVMDIKPSYNCLLGRPWIHSAGAVPSSLHQKLKLVSEGRLITIKAEEDIIATVSNNAPYLETDDETIECSFRSLEFVKATFIAEGSKILVPKLSKTTRMSLQLTFGKGALPEKGLGRHLQGRTETPMLKDKRDRFGLGYKPDAKQRRRELEKKQERRRARLMGKEIKWEPMIFPHISKTFMSGGIIHPERDTSMMGAIEKSLESLDINVMYEEETGRESLSDIGPYTPGSVLDNWTAEEIPIQDVCMDDSQDLEDDQGCNLSPDLLRMVEQDEKQILPHKELVKIVSLGEGQEVKIGTCITTEMKQDLIGLLQEFKDVFAWSYQDMPGLDTDIVVHRLPIKEECKPVQQKLRRMRPDVLLKIKEEVRKQFDAGFLKTVRYSDWVANIVPVPKKDGKVRMCVDYRDLNKASPKDNFPLPHIDTLVDNTAGHSLFSFMDGFSGYNQIKMHPEDMEKTTFVTMWGTFCYKVMPFGLKNAGATYQRAMVTLFHDMMHKEIEVYVDDMIAKSRTEEEHIQVLRKLFLRLRKFRLKLNPAKCTFGAKSGKLLGFVVSEKGIEIDPDKVKAIQELSPPRTQKEVRGFLGRLNYIARFISQLTEKCDPVFRLLKKRNPCEWDEQCQRAFDKVKQYLSNAPVLMPPKPDKPLILYLAIXEFHGCVLGQDDESEGKKSHLLSXXKFTKCETRYPPIEKLCGALIWTTRRLRQYMLYHTTWLISKLDPLKYMMESTALNGRMARWQILLSEFDIVYVNQKAVKGSAIADFLASRALKDYEPLNFDFPNEDLMCIAMAEEDALEELPWKLNFDGASNAVGNGIGAVLVSPNGDHYPLTSKLDFDCTNNMAEYEACIMGIRAAIERKIRMLEVYGDSALVIYQLKGEWETRDPKMIDYRKLVLELVKEFDDITFHYLPRNENQMADALATLASMIKVNKQEDVKPIRMSIYEIPAHCYNIEEVEERDDHPWYHDILQYVKNCAYPDRASENDKRTLRRLAIDYVLDGDILYKRRKDQVLLRCVDAVEAKKILEEVHEGVCGTHANGFTMARKLXEIRYYWSTMEGDQINYAKRCHKCQIYGDKIHVPPSPLHVMVSPWPFSMWGMDVIGPISPKASNGHRFIFVVIDYFTKWVEAASYASVTKSAVSKFLKKEIICRYGMPERIISDNALNLNNSTIVEVCSQFKIRHHNSSPYRPKMNGAVEAANKNIKKIVGKMTETYRDWHEKLPFALFAYRTSVRTSTGVTPFSLVYGMEAVLPIEVEIPSLRVLSELKLEEAEWIQSRYDQLNLIEEKRLRAIRHGQMYQKRMIRAYDKKVRPREFHKGDLVLKKILPIQKDFRGKWMPNWEGPYVVKKAFSGGALILAEMDGRNLPNPVNSDSVKKYFT, from the exons ATGGATAAGAGACTCGAGAAATTGGAGCAGATGCAAAAAGAAATACAAGAACAAATGCAGtctcagatgcaagagcaactagCCAAGATTCAGCGAGAGATGAAAGAGCAAATGATGGAGTCCCAGAGGGAAATGATGAGTCAGTTATCCCAGCTACTGTTAGAAGGAACGGATAAGGGAAAGGGCCCTATGAATAAAGTTGAAGAAACTAACGAGGATCCTCAATACCCCCCTGGCTTCACTCCGATGCAT GTTCAGGTCGGAGCTTCGGTACCGATAAATTTCCAAACCGGCTCAGGCTCTAATTTTGTAAACAACCCGAACTATCCGCCCATTCCCGACTTGGATGAAATTGCCGAAGAGGAAAAGGCGAGGATGGATTTGCAAAAACAATTGGAGGAACGATGCAGATGGCTCGAGGAAAAATTCAAAGCCATGGAAAGCGCGGATCAGCATCAAGGGATTGATGCCAAGGacctgagtttggtcccagatttagtcCTTCCCACCAAATTCAAAATGCccgaatttgagaaatacaatggaacgaGCTGCCCTGAAGCCCACATTACTATGTTCTGCAGGCGAATGACGGGATATATTAACAACGATCAGTTATTAatccattgctttcaagatagtttaGTCGGGGCGGCGTCTAAGTGGTACAACCAATTAAGTCGCTCTAAGATTAACTCGTGGAAGGGCCTGGCCCAGGCCTTTATGAAGCAATACAATCACGTGACAGATATGACCCCTGACCGAATGACGCtccagaatatggagaagaaatcGAGTGAAAGCTTCAGGCAGTACGCACAAAGATGGAGGGAGgtggccatacaagttcagccACCACTTCTAGAAAAGGAGACAACGATGCTCTTTATTAATACCTTGAAGGCTCCTTTCATCGctcatatgttgggaagcgccaCCAAGAGCTTCTCTGATATAGTAATGACGGGAGAAATGATCGAAAATGCTGTAAGGAACGGCAAGATAGAAGCCGGAGAAGGTACCAGAAAGTCGGTCCCGAGGAAAAGAGATAATGAAGTGAACAACACGAGCACATTTAGCAAAGGTCAGCCTAAGTCATTCACCGTAAATCAACCCAAGACGGTGACCACTAATCAGcaaagctctgtaagacaagaatCCAACGCGAGGGAGAACATAGAAAGACCACAATTCACCCCTATACCCATGacgtatagggagttgtaccagaACCTGTTCAACGCTCATGTGGTCTCCCCTTTCTACCTGAAGCCACTGCAGCCcccgtatcccaaatggtatgacgcgaACGCCCAATGTGAGTACCACGCGGGAATCATTGGGCACTCTATCGAAAATTGCGCAGCGTTTAAAAAATTAGTTGAAAGACTCATTAAGATGGGGATCGTGAGATTAGACGACCCAGCCACATCTAATATAGCAGGAAACCCACTCCCTAATCATACCGACCCAGGAGTGAATGAGATATGTGAAGGCTTGAACAAGAAGACCAAGTATGAGGTTGCGGAAGTCAGGACTCCGTTGAGGCGAGTATGGATGGAGATGGTCAAGAGAGGATTGATCGTGTTGGATTCGAAGGAAGAACCTGAAGAAGAGATAAACTACTGTGAGTTTCACAACGAAgtggggcatgaaatccaagatTGCGTAGAGTTCAAGGCCCTGATACAAGACATGATGGACAATAAAGAAATGGAATTTTATGAAGAAGCCAAAAATCCCGTAGTAGGAGATATATGCACATCAGAGGGAGAATCGGTGGCACAAAACCGAACACCTAACTATCCTGTGGTGATCATTTCGAGACCCAAAAATAATAAAGCTGGAATACAGATGCCACCGAGGGTCATAATACAAAGACCTGCAGTCTTCCCTTACAAAGACAGCAAAAAGGTCCCATGGAATTATGATTGCAGTGTGACGACGCCGGGAAAGGAGAACCCAATTAACGCTTCAAGAGGGGATCAGGATAAGGGATCCTATACACGTAGCGGGAGACATTACGATACGGTGAATGAGGAAGCACAACTCATAAAAGGAAAAGCCCAGATGGTCGAGGAAATGAAAAGAAAAGCAACCAAACCTGTTAACGAGCCAGTTAACGAAGAAGAGGCcaaggagtttttaaaattcctaaagcatagCGAATACAGTGTGGTGGAACAGCTACGCAAACAACCAGCCCACATTTCAGTGCTAGCCTTGCTTCTGGGCTCAGAAGTCCATCGTAGCGCATtaataaagattttgaatgaaacgTATGTTCCCAATGATATCTCCGTTAACAAGTTGGACCGCTTGGTTAACAACATCAGTGCTGATAACTATATCTTCTTTAATGACGATGAGATACCACCTGGGGGCATGGGGTCGACTAAAGCTCTGCATATCACCACACGCTGTAAAGGGTATACGCTGCCAGGCGTACTAATTGACAATGGATCTGCCCTGAACGTCCTGCCATTGACCACGCTGAACAGATTACCTATAGACAGCTCTCACATGAAAGAGTGCCAGAACATCGTGAAGGCATTCGATGGCACGGAGAGAAAGGTGATGGGCAGAATCGAGGTACCCCTTCAGATtgggccaaacacatatgaagTGGATTTCCTTGTAATGGACATCAAACcctcatataattgcttattggggaggccctggatacattcagCTGGGGCAGTGCCTTCCTCGTTGCATCAAAAATTGAAGCTGGTGTCAGAAGGAAGGTTAATAACGATTAAGGCTGAAGAAGATATTATTGCAACTGTGAGCAATAATGCACCCTACTTGGAGACAGATGACGAAACAATCGAATGCTCATTTCGATCTTTGGAATTTGTTAAAGCAACGTTCATCGCCGAGGGAAGCAAAATTCTGGTGCCGAAATTGTCCAAAACCACGAGGATGAGCCTCCAGCTGACATTTGGAAAAGGGGCCCTACCCGAAAAAGGACTTGGGAGACATTTACAAGGAAGAACTGAAACGCCAATGCTAAAAGACAAGAGAGATCGCTTCGGCTTAGGATATAAGCCGGATGCGAAACAAAGAAGAAGGGAGCTGGAAAAGAAGCAGGAAAGAAGGAGAGCTAGATTAATGGGGAaggaaatcaagtgggaaccaatgatattcccccatatatcgaaaacATTTATGTCCGGGGGAATCATCCATCCTGAAAGAGACACATCAATGATGGGAGCCATAGAAAAAAGCCTGGAAAGTTTAGACATCAACGTCATGTACGAGGAGGAGACCGGAAGAGAAAGTTTATCCGACATTGGCCCTTACACACCTGGAAGTGTTCTGGACAACTGGACTGCGGAAGAAATCCCTATA caagatgtgtgtatggatgattctcAAGATTTAGAAGATGACCAaggctgtaacctatctcctgatttgctgaggatggtagaacaagacgagaaacaaatcctacctcacaaagaattagtcaaaattgtgagcttaggagaagggcaagaggtgaagatcggaacATGTATCACTACGGAGATGAAGCAAGACCTCATTGgattacttcaagaattcaaagatgtcttcgcatggtcataccaagatatgcccggATTGGACACTGACATCGTGGTGCATCGACTCCCCATAAAAGAAGAGtgtaagccagttcagcaaaagctccgaagaatgaggcccgatgtcttgctaaaaataaaggaAGAGGTCCGAAAGCAGTTTGACGCTGGATTTTTAAAAACGGTAAGATactcagattgggtagccaacatcgtcccggtccctaagaaagatggaaaagtgcgaatgtgtgtggactacagagatttgaataaagccagcccaAAAGACAATTTCCCACTACCTCATATCGACACCCTAGTGGATAATACGGCGGGACATTCACTTTTTTCGTTCATGGACGGTTTCTCGGGATAcaaccagatcaagatgcatcctgaagatatggaAAAAACCAcgtttgtaaccatgtggggcacgttctgttacaaggtgatgccgtttggactgaaaaatgcgggggcaacttatcaaagagccatggtaaccctttttcacgacatgatgcacaaagaaattgaggtctatgttgatgacatgatagCTAAGTCCCGAACAGAGGAGGAGCACATACAAGTCTTGAGAAaactattcttgaggttgaggaaaTTCCGGCTAAAACTCAACCCAGCCAAATGTACCTTCGGAGCTAAGTCTGGAAAGTTGCTCGGATTCgtggttagtgagaaagggattgagattgatccagacaaagttaaagccatacaagagttatcCCCGCCGcgcactcagaaagaagttcgaggctttctaggaaggttaaattacattgctcggttcatttcacaactgaccgagaaatgtgaccctgtctTTCGCCTTCTCAAGAAACGTAACCCATGTGAATGGGATGAGCAATGCCAAAgggctttcgacaaggtcaaacagtaCTTATCCAACGCCCCAGTGCTGATGCCACCTAAGCCCGATAAGCCGTTGATA TTGTACTTGGCGATTTGAGAATTCCATGGGTGCGTGTTGGGTCAAGATGACGAGTCGGAAGGAAAGAAAAGCCATTTACTATCTTAGTAAAAGTTCACGAAATGTGAGACAAGGTACCCACCGATAGAGAAGTTGTGTGgtgccctaatttggacaacccgaaggctgaggcagtatatgttgtatcacaccactTGGCTCATATCGAAATTGgaccctttaaagtacatgatggagtcaacagccttgaatggaaggatggcccgatggcagattctgctttctgaattcgacatagtttatgtgaaccagaaagcagtaaaaggaagtgcaatagcagattttctagccagtagagctttgAAAGACTACGAGCCACTAAACTTCGACTTTCCGAATGAAgacctaatgtgtattgctatggCTGAGGAAGATGCTCTAGAAGAACTTCCTTGGAAATTGAATTTCGATGGGGCATCAAATGCTGTGGGCAATGGAATCGGAgccgtcttggtatccccaaacggagatcattatccattaactagtaaattggattttgattgtaccaACAATATGGCGGAatatgaagcgtgcatcatgggtatccgcGCAGCCATAGAACGCAAGATTAGAATGCTAGAAGTGTATGGGGATTCcgcgctagtgatttatcaactcaagggagaatgggaAACCAGAGACCCCAAGATGATCGACTATCGAAAATTGGTCCttgaattggttaaagagtttgatgacattaccttccactaccttccacgaaacgaaaatcagatggctgatgctttgGCTACTTTAGCCTCCATGATCAAGGTAAATaaacaagaagatgtcaaacccattcggatgagcatttatgaaaTTCCAGCCCACTGTTACAATATTGAAGAAGTTGAAGAAagagatgatcacccttggtatcacgatatattgcaaTACGTGAAGAATTGTGCATACCCGGATCGGGCgagcgagaatgacaaaagaacgctGAGAAGACTGGCCatcgactatgtcttagatggggatatattatacaaaagaagaaaggatcaagtgctactaagatgtgtagatgctgtagaggctaagaaaatcttggaagaagtccatgaaggcgtctgtgggacacatgctaacGGCTTTACAATGGCCcgcaaatt tgagattcggtactattggtccaccatggaaggagatcaGATCAATTACGCtaagagatgtcataagtgccaaatctacggagacaaaattcatgtgcctccttcaccgctgcatgtcatggtctctccatggccattctctatgtggggcatggatgtgattggaccgatatcgccgaaagcttccaatgggcatcgtttcatcttcgtggtcatcgactacttcaccaagtgggtagaagccgcttcgtATGCTAGTGTGACCAAGTCGGCAGTGAGCAAGTTTCTGAAAAAGGAgattatatgtcgatatggaatgccggagaggattatatctgacaatgcattaaacttgaacaatagtacGATAGTAGAAGTCtgtagtcaattcaagatcagacaTCACAACTCGTCGCCATATCGCccgaagatgaatggggcagtggaagcggctaataaaaacattaagaagattgtgggAAAGATGACCGAAACCTACAGAGACTGGcacgagaagtt